Proteins from one Mesorhizobium sp. M9A.F.Ca.ET.002.03.1.2 genomic window:
- a CDS encoding helix-turn-helix transcriptional regulator gives MTEENKKKPNPIDIHVGSRIRLRRNMLGMSQEKLGENLGITFQQIQKYEKGTNRVGASRLQAIASILGAPVAFFFEDAPGQEAVGNRGFAEDASMAFAVEFCGSPEGLQLNRAFVKIADVKIRRKIIELVKALSADEVD, from the coding sequence ATGACAGAAGAGAACAAGAAGAAACCGAATCCTATCGACATCCATGTCGGAAGTCGCATCAGGCTTCGCCGCAATATGTTGGGAATGAGTCAGGAGAAGCTGGGAGAGAACCTCGGTATTACGTTTCAGCAGATCCAGAAATACGAAAAGGGGACCAATCGCGTCGGCGCCAGCCGTTTACAGGCAATCGCCTCGATACTCGGCGCGCCCGTCGCTTTCTTTTTCGAGGACGCGCCGGGCCAGGAGGCTGTGGGTAACCGTGGATTTGCCGAGGATGCATCGATGGCTTTTGCCGTCGAATTCTGCGGCAGTCCTGAAGGTCTTCAACTCAACCGGGCCTTCGTCAAGATCGCCGACGTAAAGATACGTCGCAAGATCATCGAGCTTGTGAAGGCGCTCTCCGCCGACGAAGTCGATTGA